TTTCCCTATTCCAGATAATTTAATGCAATTTGATGGTGACCTGTTCATGCTTAATGTTCATGGTGATTCAATGGTTAACATTGGCATCCTAGATGGAGACAAAGTTATCGTACGTAAGCAAGAGAATGCTGATAATGGTGATGTCGTTGTCGCAATGAATGATAGCAATGAAGCGACAGTCAAGCGTTTTTTCCGTGAAGCCGATCATTATCGCTTACAACCAGAAAATAACAGCATGGCGCCAATTATTTTGCAAAAAGTCTCTATTTTAGGAAAAGTCATCGGACTATATCGCGACGCTATTTATTAAAAATCAAGTAAAAAGGCTCATCAGGGATGAGCCTTTTTATTATGCTTGCCAAGCATTTGGATTTTTCTTCCAATTTTGTAAGGTTTCAACTTGTGATTTATCGAGATCCCCACGCTTTACCGCTGTTTCAATGAGTTGTGAATATGTTGTTAGCGAGTTAAATGTTAGTCCTGCTTCGTCAAAATTTTTTTTACCAGCTGGCAATTCATAAGAGAATATGGAAACAACGCCAAGTACACTTGCTCCCTCATTACGTACCGCATTTACTGCAGCCAACACAGAACCCCCTGTTGATATCAAATCATCAATCAGAACGACTTTGCGATCTTTTACCAAGGCGCCTTCTGTTTGACGACCTGCCCCGTGATCTTTAGGTTTTGAACGTACATAGATCATTGGCTTATTTAATTCTTCAGCTACCCAAGCCGAATGAGGAATACCTGCAGTAGCCACTCCACCAATAATCTCAACGTCACCATACTCTTTTTTTATTAATTCAGATAACCCCTTATAAATATTTTGACGTACCAAAGGGAAACCAATGGTCATCCGATTATCTGTATATATTGGACTCTTTATACCCGAGGCCCACGTGAAAGGTTCTTCTGGTGAAAATTTTACGGCGCCAATTTCAAGTAAATCATTAGCTACTTGTTGTTTATAGTTTGTCATTTATTTTCTCCATTCATTGACAACACGTTGATATGCAGCCACCGGGTTGGTCGATTTTGTAATTGATCGACCAACAACTAATCCAGTTGAATTCAACTTCTTGGCTTCCGCTGGCGTAGTCACACGCACTTGATCTCCAGCTGCGTCACCAGCTAAACGAATACCGGGTGTGATACGTAAAAATCGGTCATTCGTGTGTGACTTAATTAAACTAGCCTCCAAAGGTGAACTAATTGTCCCGTCTATGCCCGCCGAGTATGCGAGCTCAGCCAAATGTGCAACACTTTCTTCAATAGTTGCTGTGGTTAGTTGTATCTCTTGTATCTCAGCCTCCGAAAAAGAAGTTAGCTGTGTCACTGCAAGTAACTTTAACGCGTCACTCTTATTGGCAACAGCTGCTTCTAACATTCTTTTCCCTCCAGCTGCATGCAAAGTTAAATATTGTACATCTAGTTTTGATATATTAGCGACTGCACGACCAACAGTATTTGGAATATCGTAAAGTTTTAAATCTAAGAAAATCGTATAGCCCAATGCACGTAGTTCTGTGATGAACTCTGGTCCCGTACGATAAAAAAGCTCCATACCGATTTTCAATGCTGGCTTTTCCACTAGATCTGAAAAAGGATCCAAAAATTTGCAAGTAGTGGTTGCATCGGGAAAGTCCAAAGCAATAAAGACTGGCTGTTCTATCATTATGATCCTCCTATGTACATAAGCCGAAGCTTATTTGAAAAAGTTTAGTGCATTTCTTTCACGGTAAAACTGCGCGACTCTAATACTTCTAAGAAGGCACTAACTGTATCTAAAGCAGTAAACAAAGGCACGGCATTTTCAATGGCAGCATTTCTAATCAAGCGGCCATCGCTTTCAGCACGGTCATCTGCTTGAGTTGTGTTAATAACCACCTGTACTTTTTGTTGACGCAGTGCTGCAACCGCATTATTATCTGATTCCGAAATTTTATCGAGTACTTCCACAGGCAAGTCATTGTCTGACAAGTAAGCACCCGTACCGACAGTTGCAAACAAAGCAAATCCCAAATCATTGAATCTCTTTGCTAATTCAAGCGCCTCTTCTTTGTCATCATCAGCAACTGTGAACAAAACATTGCCATAACGTGGTACTTTGATGTTAGAAGCAATAAAGGCCTTATACAACGCCTTGGATAGGTTAATATCTGACCCCATGACTTCACCAGTAGACTTCATTTCTGGGCCGAGCAAAGAATCAACATCGGGCAACTTTGTGAACGAAAATATCGGTGCTTTAACATGCACCATATCATCATTAGGAACAAGTCCCGTCTCAAATCCCATTTCCGATAATTTTTCACCTAACATAACTCTTGTTGCTAATTGAGCGAGAGGAAGATGCGTAACTTTGGATATGAACGGTACTGTACGTGATGCACGTGGATTTACTTCGATAACATATGCCGTATTTTCATGGATAACAAACTGCACGTTCATCAACCCTATTGTATTCATAGATTTAGCCAAATTAATAGAGGCCTGCACCATTTCATCTTGAACTTTTTGTGACAAGTACTGTGGTGGGTAAACCGACATAGAATCCCCTGAGTGGACCCCCGCCCGTTCGATATGTTCCATAATACCTGGGATTACAGCTGTCTCACCATCTGACAAGACATCTACTTCTGCTTCTTGCCCCACTAGGTACGAATCAATCAATACCGGATGATCATTTGAAACCTTGACCGCACGCTGCATGTAGTCCTGGAGTTCATCGTCAGAAGAAACAATTTCCATTGCTCGACCACCCAAAACATATGAAGGACGAATCAATACGGGATATCCAATGGATTGTGCAGCTGCTAATGCACCGTCAACTGTGGTTGCTGTTTTACCAATAGGTTGTGGTAAAGCAAGTTCTTTTATGACCTGATCAAATGCTTCACGATCTTCGGCACGATTTAGATCCTCTACAGAGGTTCCCAAAATATTTACACCATTATCTAACAAAGGTTGAGCTAAATTAATTGCAGTTTGTCCGCCAAACTGAACAACTACACCGACTGGATTCTCTAGCTCAATCACATTGAGAACATCTTCCAAGGTAAGTGGTTCAAAATACAATTTATCTGAGATGGAGAAATCCGTTGAAACGGTTTCTGGATTAGAATTCATAATAATCGCTTCATATCCAGCCCGTTGAATAGCCTTAACAGCATGAACAGTTGCATAATCAAATTCAACACCTTGCCCGATGCGAATCGGTCCAGATCCTAGTACAAGTACCGATTTTTTTGTACTAACAATCGATTCATTTTCCTGTTCATAAGTTGCATAATAATACGGCGTTGCCGATTCAAATTCTGCTGCAACAGTATCAACCATTTTGTAAACTGGTTTAATTTTTTTATCTTTGCGTAGTGTTCTAATATCAGCAGCTGTCTTGCTCCAGATTTTAGCAATTGTTTCGTCAGCAAAGCCATTCTTTTTAGCATATTGCAACTGATCAATATCTCCAACATGATTGGCAAGGTCTTGCTCAATTTCGATAACATGCAATACTTTATCCAAGAAAAATTCATCGATTAGTGTTTTATCATGAATAGTTTCAATCGAAACGCCTCGGCGCAATAAATCAGCAATCATAAACAAACGATCATCTCGAGCGGGCATTAATGCTGCTAACAGTTCATCATCTGAAAGATCCTTATAGGTTATATCATCTAGACCAATAGCCCCAATCTCTAGTGAGCGAACAGCCTTTAACATGGCTTCTTCCATATTGCGACCGATAGCCATCACTTCACCAGTTGCCTTCATTTGTGTGCCTAGGCGACGATCTGCTGTTGAAAATTTGTCAAATGGCCAGCGTGGAATTTTAAACACAACATAATCTAATGCTGGTTCAAACTCTGCCTTTGTCGTGCCAGTTACGGGATTGATAATCTCATCGAGTGTTAAGCCAACGGCAATTTTTGCAGCCATTTTGGCAATCGGATATCCAGTCGCTTTTGAAGCTAACGCAGAAGAACGACTGACACGTGGATTGACTTCAATAATATAATATTTGTATGAATCAGGATCAAGTGCCATTTGAATATTGACACCACCCTCGATTTTTAATGCACGAATAATTTTTAATGCTGCATCACGCATCATTTGAACTTCGCGATCAGATAATGTTTGAACTGGTGCAGTCACAATCGAATCTCCAGTATGAATACCAACTGGATCAAAGTTTTCCATTGAAGCAACAACCAATGCGTTATCATTAGCGTCACGCATTACTTCAAATTCAATCTCTTTGTAACCCGCAATCGAACGTTCAATCAACACTTGTGTTACCGGGGAAAGTTCTAATCCATTAGCCGTAATCTCCGAAAGTTCTTCATGGGTTTGAGCGATACCTCCGCCGGTACCACCTAACGTGTAGGCTGGACGAACAATTACTGGATAACCATGTGTGTCAGCAAAATTAAGTGATTCTTCTAAAGTAGTTGCAATGATGGACTCTGGAATGGGCTCATTCAAACGTTCCATCAAGGCTTTAAATTCTTCACGATCTTCGGCCTCTTCGATTGCTGATAGCTTAGTTCCAAGTAACTCGATATTGAGTTCATCCAAAATTCCCGCTTCGGAAAGGTTTTTAGCCATATTTAATCCAGTTTGACCACCTAGCGTTGGCAAAATAGCATCTGGACGCTCTTTACGTAAGATACGTTCAATAAAATCAATTGACAAAGGCTCAATGTATACCTTGTCAGCAATTTCAGCGTCGGTCATAATCGTTGCCGGATTAGAATTTACTAAAATAACATGATACCCTTCTTCTTTTAAAGAGAGCGCAGCTTGTGTGCCAGAATAATCAAATTCGGCTGCTTGACCAATAACAATTGGTCCAGAACCAATCACTAATATTTTACTAATGTCTTGACGTTTAGGCATTTGTAGTCTCCTTCTTTGAATCAGCTATCATATTCAAAAATTCATCAAATAAATATTCAGCATCGTGTGGACCAGGTGCTGCATCTGGGTGGAATTGAACAGAGAAAGCATTGTAGCCTTTTAGGCGAACGCCTTCAACAGTCTGATCATTAATTTCTTCGTGTGTCACAACTAGATCTGTTTTCTCTAAGCTGGCTCGTTCAACTGCATAGCCGTGATTTTGTGACGTAAAGTCTAATCTCGCTTTAGAAACTGTGCGCACGGCATGATTAAAACCACGATGACCAAATTTCATCTTGTACGTTTCTGCGCCATTGGCGATTGCGAACAGCTGATGTCCCAAGCAAATGCCCATTAGCGGCAAATGCTTTTGTAGCTTCTGAATTGTTGGAATGGCATAGTCTACATCTTTGGGATCACCAGGTCCATTTGACAGTAAGATTCCGTCAGGGTTCGCTGCCAAAATTGTTTCTGCGTCCACATTAGCAGGAAATACCATCACGTTAACACCGCGCTTGGCAAGCGAGCGAAGAATTGAATTTTTCAGTCCAAAATCAATGAGCGCGATTGATACACCATCAGTTGGGTTTTGATACTGTGTTTTTGTTGTTGCATCTGCAACCATTGTTTTCGATGTTTCAAACGCTTTTAGTCTCGCGATGACTTCATCCGTTATTTCATCAACAAGCGCTGCTTTCATGGAACCCTGATTACGTAACTCTTTTGTTAAAGCACGCGTATCAATGCCTGTTATGCCAGGCATCCCAGTTTTTTCTGCCCATTCTGGCAAACTCATCATTTTGCGCCAATTACTTGGTCGTCGAGCGATTTCGTGCACTACGATCGCAGATGCAGCGGGTCGCAAACTTTCAAAGTCATCACGATTAACCCCGTAATTACCGATTAGTGGGTAAGTAAATACAATAATTTCACCTCGGTATGATAAATCTGTAATCGATTCTTGATAGCCAGACATACCAGTATTAAAAACTAACTCGGCCATGATATCAACATCAGCACCAAAAGCTTCCCCTTCATATACTGATCCATTTTCTAATAATAAGTAGCGTTTTTTCATTTTACGTTATCCTTATATACAATTTCACCGTCAACCCACGTGGCCAGTGTTTTTCCATACACTTCCCATCCAATAAATGGTGAGTTTTTTCCCATCGATTCAAAGCTCTCAGTATCTATTTCATAGTTATTCTCTAGATCAAACAGAGCAAGGTCTGCTCGCGCACCTTCTTCGACACTAGTGGGCGCCTGCAATTGGAATGCACTGACTGGAGCAGTGACCATTCGCTCAAGCAAAGTTTCTAGAGTCATCACACCATTTTTGACCAAATAAGTATAAAGCAGTTGGAAACTCGTTTCGATTCCGGTAATGCCAAATGGTGCATCTCGGAAAGACTTCTGTTTCTCTTCTTTTCCATGTGGCGCATGATCGGTAGCAACCATGTCGATGGTTCCATCCAACAATCCAGCGATAACTGCTTCACGATCTCTCTGAGTTCGTAGTGGTGGATTCATTTTGAACATTGCATTATCAGAATTGATATCTTCTTCTGACAACAATAAGTGATGCGGAGAAACCTCTGCAGTAACATGAACACCTTCATGTTTAGCAATTCGCACCAATTCAACCGATTCCTTAGTTGAAATATGCGCGACATGATAATGAACACCAGTAGCTTTAGCTAGTACCAAATCTCGAGCAAGTTGTGAACTCTCTGCCAATCCCGTAATTCCCGGTAATGCTAACTTTATTGATGCTTCCCCCTCATTCATAACACCATCATGAACCAGCGTGTCGTCTTCCAAATGCGCGGCTAAAGGTTTGTTGACCGATGCAGCGGCGACCATTGCTTGGAGCATAGTATTTGCTGTCTGTACCCCTTTACCATCATTTGTGAATGCTTTGGCCCCAGCTGCTGACATCCCTTTAATATTGGTTACTTGAGTTGACGTCAAGTTATTTGAGATGGCCCCGTACTGTTCAATATGAATCACACCATTTTGTTTATTTCGTGCAATTTGATTCGTTATCTTTTCTTCATTGTCAGGAACTGGATTTAAGTTAGGCATAGCAATCACAGTCGTAAACCCACCGCGTGCAGCCGCCTTAGATCCGCTATTAATCGTCTCCTTATACTCAAAACCAGGCTCACGAAAATGTACGTGCACATCTACTAATCCCGTTGAAAGAAAGGCTCCTTTGGCATCAAAAGTAGTGGCTGCATTACTTTCAAGATGATCACTAATCTTTTGAATGATTCCTTGGTCAATTAAAATATCTCGAAGAACGAGTTGATTGTTCCATAAAATTTTAGCATTTTTTATTAGTTGCATTTACTTACTCCGTAACGTATTCTAAAATGGCCATTCGTGCATAAACGCCATTGGTCATCTGGTCAAATATGCGTGATTTTGGTGCTTCAACTAAATCATCGGCAATTTCAACGTCTCGATTAACTGGGGCCGGATGCATAATAATACTATTTTCTTTCAAATTTGCATAACGCGATTCAGTCAAACCATACATCTCATGATACTTTTTTGCCGAAAAATTTTGATTTTCAGTATGTGTAATTCGTTCATGCTGTACTCTAAGAAACATCACAACATCTTGTTCCGACCAATCAACATCAAGATCCACATGTTCGCCAAATGAATCAAAATCAACTGGTTGCCAATCTTTTGGTCCACTGAATGTCACTGTTGCGCCAAGATTGTTGAGTATCTCTGCATTTGAACGCGCTACTCGTGAATGTGCTAGATCTCCAATAATTCGAATCTTCAAACCTTCAAAATGCCCAAATTCTTGATAGATTGTCACTAAATCTAACAAACTTTGTGACGGGTGTTGGCCGCTGCCGTCCCCCGCATTTACAAGTTGTGGGATCGCATTCCCTTCACTTCGCAAGACATTTTCATACCATGAATTTTGAGAGTGACGGATTACTGCAACATCCACTCCAATTGCTTTAAGGGTTTTTAAGGTATCAACCAGACTCTCTCCTTTTGTCATCGAACTAGTTTGAGGGTTGATTTGTATTTGTTTCCAATTAAGTTGATTCTCTGCCATTTGGAAACTGCTATGCGTTCTCGTTGAATTTTCAAAAAATAAATTTACAGCCGTTATCGATTTTGTTTTAGGTTGCTCACCTGATTTTAACGCCAACGCACGTTGTATTAAGTGTAGCACGTCATTTTTATTAATTGCATTTATATTCAAATAATTTCGCATATTACCCTTCTTTATACAAAAAACCAAGCGGTCTGAGCGACCGCTTGGTTCTAGAAAATGAGGGTAAAAGTGTACACTTCACCAAAAGTATCTAAAGCCTTGCAGGTCTCTCTGGACCTGATTAAAGGTTTTATTTTATTGATAGTAATCATAGCATTTTTTAAAAGTTAATGCAACTTACTTACTAAAGAAATTTTTATTCCCTTGATTGACATTTGCTTTAGCTGTTTTGTTACTATTCCAAAATGGAACAATGACTTTACCAACAATGTGCTTTTTATCTACAAATCCAAAATACCGACCATCATTTGAAACTGACCGATGATCTCCCATGACAAAATACTTGCCTTTTGGAACTGTAGAATTATTGCGATCCTTTTTCTGCCATAACGTACCAGAGGAAAGCGTCTTAAGAGACCATGTGCTGCCAAAAGACATTTCCGTTCCCTCTGTACGTTCACTCAAACTGATGAAGCTTTGATTAACTTTCTTGCCATTGACATACAAATTAGACGCTTTGTATTCAACTGTATCACCTGGAATCGCAATAATACGCTTCACGTACTTATCATCCCCAGACTGGTACCTGGGATCTTCATCTTTAGCGTTGAATACAATAACATCTCCACGCTTATAACTTGCCACTTTGTTTAGAAACACATTCTCTTTATCTTGCAAATTCGGTTCCATTGATGGTCCGCTAACTTTTACGCGTGTGAATAAAAATGAGCGAATAAGCACAACAATAAGAATTGCAATGGCAATTGGGAAAACCCACTCCTTCAAAAATTTCATAAACATAAATAACTTCCTTTACATAAAATCACCAACAGAATAACTGTCGGTGATAATGAACTTAATTTACTTCTGCAACTTAGAATAGGCTTCGGCAACGGGTTTTGTAACAATGTCATTTAATTCCGTTAGCAAAGTGTTCAAAGCCTGTTCTGCTTCCATCAGAGCATTAATTTTTTCGTCTTTTTGTACTTTTGCAGCAACTGCATCCCATTCCTTTTCTTGTTCAGGTTTTGGTTGTTGCTGGCTTTGCATCATTTGTTGTACTGCCATTTGAATTTCTTGGAATTCACCAAACAACGCTTTAGAATCAGTGTCATTTTGTATTGCGTTAAATGCATTTTGCCATGCAATATATTGTTGTGTTTCTGTCAAAATATTTGCCATTTCATTGGCATTATCGTAAATATTTACTGTCATGTTGTTTTCCTTTTTTACGTTATTCTATATCACTAAAATCATATCACAACCAATAACTAATGTGAAACACTAATCAATCTAAACGTTCAATTGCCAAATAATCCTTTGACACTATTCCACAATTGACCAGCTCCTTCAACAGCTTTGTCAACGCCACTATTGAAATCATCTTGAATTGTTCCCCATAAGTCACTGCTCTGACTTGTACTACTTGATGTCGTATTAGGATTTGTTACCGTAAAGGCGGTTTGCTTCGTATTTGGCAAAATTTGTTCCAAAGACGTTTTAACCAGTGGTCCCATTGTAGACGTCAATCCTAGCGGCAAAGAACCAGTATTGTTTCCTTCCAGTCCCATCCAAGTTGCTTGAACAATGTCCTTCGTATATGCCATTGCCCATGAATCCTTTGATGAACTGGCATTATTGGTACTATTAGGATTTTCAGTAGTACCAGTTTTACCAGCAATAGTATAACCCGATGGTGCAGATCCAACCCCTGTACCATCCGTATAAGTACCAAGCATCATACGTGTCATATTATTTGCAACTTTACTACTGATGACCTGTGTTTGTTTTGCTTTTGGTGAGCTAACAATTACTTTGCCACTTGCATCAACTATTTTAGTAATATAATGTGCCTGACTCATCACACCACCATTGGCAAAAGCCGTGTATGCTTGCGCCATTTGTTGTGGGGATACACCCTTGGTCAATCCGCCTAGTGCTAGTGATAGGTTCTTATCCTTTTTGCTTAATGGTAAGCCAAACTTAATACCACTCTTATATCCAACCTCTACACCCATTTTATTAAGTAAATAAACTGCTGGAATGTTATACGAATGTTCCAAAGCTGAATACATCGGAACATCAGCCGTTTCAACGTTCATAGCATTGTTTGGAGTATAATTGTTCGTCCCGAAACTCATCGATTGGTTAGGCAATTTTGTACTAATACTATAACCTCGTTGTAGAGCTGGTGCATAAACGACCATTGGTTTGATTGCTGAACCAGGTTGTAATTGTGATTGATTAGCACGGTTAAAGCCACGGAAAGTATGGGAGGTCTCACGACCACCGACTACAGCCAATACCCCACCAGTTTTAGCATTCAAAACAATCGATGCTGCTTGTGCGTCATCAACATAGTTAAATAATGCTGAATTATCGAAATCATTTTGTAAATTCGTTTGATCCTTTTGGTTTAACGTTGTATATATTTTATACCCACGATTCATAACATCGTTTTCTGTTAAACCGTAGGTATTAATGGCTTCATTAATCACTGAGTCGAAATACCAAGGATAATTATAATTACCAGAATCATCATAAGTATCATTTAGCGTATCCGTTGTTGATTTGGCTGTACTAGCCTGCGCTGAAGTTATCTTTTTATTCTCAACCATGGTTGTCAAAACTAAATTACGTCGAGCCTTGGAAGCTTCCGGATGATCGATAGGATTAAATTTAGCGGGACTAGTTAACATACCCGCTAGTGTAGCCGCTTGCGTTGTCGTTAATTCACTGGCATGAACACCAAAATATTTCTGTGATGCATCTTCTACACCCCAAACACCATGACCAAACCAAGCATTATTAAGGTACATCGTAAAAATTTCATTTTTAGTGTAATCTTGTTCAACCTGCATGGACAAAAAGATTTCTTTGGCTTTTCTGGTAAATGTCTGTTCTTGCGATAAATAAGCATTTTTAACCAATTGCTGTGTCAACGTGGAACCGCCGCCAGAAATAGTACTAGATCCGGTTATTTTGTTTTTAACTAACAAAACAGCTGCACGTGCAATCCCTTTTACCGAGAAACCATACTCATGATAAAAATTACGGTCTTCGATTGATAAAACTGCATCTCGCATGTTCTGTGAAATCTTATTATACGAAACATAGGTGCCTTTTTGTGAATATAATTCACCTGCTTTTTCACCTTGGTCATCGTAAACTGTTGCCGTTTGAGAGAGCGTTGCTTCTAAATTTTTAACGTGTGCAGTTTTAGCTAAAATTGCTAAGTAGGCACTTGTGACCAAAAATATTGTTAAAAATAAAATAATCAGCAGGCGCCCAAATTGCCAACGATGCCAAATTGGTCCTAATTTAGCCCACACTTTTTGACTTATTGCTTTCAACCACTTCATTCATCAACCTATCAATTCCGCCCAATGATCAGCTAGCTTTGCGGCATCTGTTTCATTTTTACTTGTAACGTAAATTGTGTTAAATCCCGCTAGTGTCGTAATAACTTCAGGTAGATTCGCGTCATCAATAATGCCTGCAACTGAATTACCACTACCATCAGTTGTTTTTATAATTGTTAAGAACTCAACGTGAGTCACGAATGAAGCATATTCTTTGATTGCTTCATCAACAGCATTAGTCGTTACCAGATTTTGAACATTTTTCGTTGTATCATTGAGTTGCTGGTAACGTAACTGTCCAGTGTCGCTCTTTTGGCGAATAATATTCATTGCTCGAATATCACGTGATACGGTTGTTTGTGTTGTTTCAACACCGTGCTTGATAAGTTGAGCAAGTAATTCTTCTTGGCTGGCAATGATATTATCCTGGATAATATCCAAAATAAGCTTTTGCCGTTCTTGTTTTGAAATCATTGATTTCTCCTTTGTATCATGATGCACGGTTATCTAAAAATATATCATTTACTACCGTTTTGTGCATCACTTTAACAGTTGGCTTAAATAGCACTTGATCTTTCCAAATCAGTTACATCTCTTCAGGTGCCTTGACACCTAATAATCTCAAACTTTCTGTCAAAACAATAGACACTGATTTAACCAACACCAAGCGAGCATTTAGTTGAGCGTCTTCTGTTAATATTTTTGAGTTAGCGTAGTACTTGTTAAATGCTCTTGACAAATTCAACGCATATTTAGCAATAATGCTGGCCTCACGTTGTTGCCAAGCCCGTTGCACTGTCTTGGGAAAATTGTTTAGTGTCGTAATAATATCCCATGTTGCTGGATCACTCAAATTCAAATCATCACTCGACAATTGAACCGACGTCTTGCGTAAAATTGATTTTGCTCGGGCATTCGTATACTGTACGTATGGTCCAGTATCTCCTTCAAAACGGACAACTTCTTCTAAATTGAAGTCAAAGTTGTTGGTACGATCATTCATTAAGTCATGAAACACAACAGCACCGGCACCCACTTCTTCTGCCACTGTATCTTTATCACCCAAAGCAGGATTTTTCTCTTGAATTTGCTTCAAAGCCAATTCATGAGCATCATCTAATACATCCTTTAGCAAAACAACATCCCCCTTACGTGTGGACATTTTTTTGCCATTAAACGTAATTAGGCCAAAGGCAATGTGCTCAATGTCATCAGCCCATTCAAAACCCATCAGTGATAAGACAGCCTTCATCTGCACAAAATGTTCTCGTTGTTCACCACCAAC
The Leuconostoc suionicum genome window above contains:
- a CDS encoding YlbF family regulator yields the protein MTVNIYDNANEMANILTETQQYIAWQNAFNAIQNDTDSKALFGEFQEIQMAVQQMMQSQQQPKPEQEKEWDAVAAKVQKDEKINALMEAEQALNTLLTELNDIVTKPVAEAYSKLQK
- a CDS encoding arginine repressor: MISKQERQKLILDIIQDNIIASQEELLAQLIKHGVETTQTTVSRDIRAMNIIRQKSDTGQLRYQQLNDTTKNVQNLVTTNAVDEAIKEYASFVTHVEFLTIIKTTDGSGNSVAGIIDDANLPEVITTLAGFNTIYVTSKNETDAAKLADHWAELIG
- a CDS encoding PBP1A family penicillin-binding protein — its product is MKWLKAISQKVWAKLGPIWHRWQFGRLLIILFLTIFLVTSAYLAILAKTAHVKNLEATLSQTATVYDDQGEKAGELYSQKGTYVSYNKISQNMRDAVLSIEDRNFYHEYGFSVKGIARAAVLLVKNKITGSSTISGGGSTLTQQLVKNAYLSQEQTFTRKAKEIFLSMQVEQDYTKNEIFTMYLNNAWFGHGVWGVEDASQKYFGVHASELTTTQAATLAGMLTSPAKFNPIDHPEASKARRNLVLTTMVENKKITSAQASTAKSTTDTLNDTYDDSGNYNYPWYFDSVINEAINTYGLTENDVMNRGYKIYTTLNQKDQTNLQNDFDNSALFNYVDDAQAASIVLNAKTGGVLAVVGGRETSHTFRGFNRANQSQLQPGSAIKPMVVYAPALQRGYSISTKLPNQSMSFGTNNYTPNNAMNVETADVPMYSALEHSYNIPAVYLLNKMGVEVGYKSGIKFGLPLSKKDKNLSLALGGLTKGVSPQQMAQAYTAFANGGVMSQAHYITKIVDASGKVIVSSPKAKQTQVISSKVANNMTRMMLGTYTDGTGVGSAPSGYTIAGKTGTTENPNSTNNASSSKDSWAMAYTKDIVQATWMGLEGNNTGSLPLGLTSTMGPLVKTSLEQILPNTKQTAFTVTNPNTTSSSTSQSSDLWGTIQDDFNSGVDKAVEGAGQLWNSVKGLFGN